One segment of Tachyglossus aculeatus isolate mTacAcu1 chromosome 16, mTacAcu1.pri, whole genome shotgun sequence DNA contains the following:
- the PRRC2C gene encoding protein PRRC2C isoform X2, with protein MSEKSGQSTKAKDGKTKYATLSLFNTYKGKSLETQKTTVAARHGLQSLGKVAVSRRMPPPANLPSLKAENKGNDPNVNIVPKDGSGWASKQEQHEEEKPPEVPPAAQPKPGVAAPPEAPPVPKSWASNKQGGQGDGVQVNSHFQQEFPSLQAAGDQEKKEKDANDEAYGSGPNLRPPNVSTWRDGGKSGPLSPGDQENKLPGQEDGTPGTAEQNDALKAAEKRLPGVPPQLPQPRVNGQQQPGLASQYRAMMPPYMFQQYPRMAYPPMHGPVRFPPSLSDANKGPRGRGPPPSWAPEPERPSILSATELKELDKFDNPDVDPDEGWAGAQMEVDYTEQLNFSDDDEQGGSQKENRDDGEEQTSKGSENSEGQKENEGPSTKPPQTLPQPPVTKGPCGKGPPFSQEHGLPPGQSLLHEKNNSIHLPPHPKSLMQQHPPPDRQAGPGRQGPFPPKQPVPDEDEVWKQRRRQQSEVSAAVERARKRREEEERRMEEQRKAACAEKLKRLNEKYGIVEKQPSPEEVREREREKEREREKEREKEREREREKEREREKEREREREKERELERQREKEKELEKERELERQREKERELEQQREKERELEKEHEKAREQERERQREEECEREREKEQEKVEVKLEPKEPVIEPVIEKQENESSNNKETREEQPAFTRQDSNRSEKESTQAVHETEPDSGSLPRPAVSSGYSKQFQKSLPPRFQRQQMKQQQWQQQQQQGVLPPAAPSQPSTGAVPPPPHRPLYQPMQPHPQHLASMGFDPRWLMMQSYMDPRMMSGRPAMDLPPMHPGMMPPKPLIRRDQMEASPASSESFEHITRSARDHAVSLSEPRMMWGSEPYPHAEPQQANTPPKVTEEPENLRPEAPLEQEVISTAYPVERNQLDSHPKTEFFRETGEAEVQKLPSRSLEEVRPHHTELTNQAPTLEAADQNIAPSSQEEPVLIGESQSVQKRSISHGPSHPVKAEEPRNETSANIPKVNSRCVDTKEPAERHEDKPKREGFTRSCEGPKLDRPYKSKSETRWGPRPGSSRREEGIDRPIRRSGPIKKPVLRDMKEEREQRKEKEGEKGEKTIEKVVKPEKIEKKEPPPPAPAQIAPQPLPPPPKPEPEKPASDTSNVAKKPPLDTDKPLEAPESVQVETAVKPASQQPAPPPAPKEEKQPERVISKDHVFERPRPDSRPIRKESTLPPRTYWKDSRERDWFPDQGYRGRGRGEYYSRGRSYRGSYGGRGRGGRGQSRDYPNYRDPKPRTEHLPSGALRQREESETRSESSDFEIVPKRRRQRGSETDSDSEVHESASDTLLSDKDSLSKGKHPKREERPENKRPPKPLLSFKPENSIRVDGRPLEKPYGREDDTKPKPGFLPKGEPSRRGRGAPGMFRRGGRDPSGRPPRPSTIRRPAYRDAQWTPRQAETPKPEDGEPPRRQEPFVPGPADKRPPKFERKFDPTRERPRRQRPARPPRQDKPPRFRRLKEREAASKINDVAPASATSGTVNNVAQEQANAAADVSGTKTPDLSNQNSSDQANEEWETASESSDFNERRERDEKKNADLSAQAAAKAGENALPPKREIAKRSFSSQRPGVDRQNRRGNGGPPKSGRNFSGPRSERRNGPSLRSGKRGPFEDQTGGNASVDPVNGSSVNQEGGPNGMGQKNSKEAGGKKREDPKPGPKKPKEKVDALSQFDLNNYASVVIIDDHPEVTVVEDPQSNLNDDGFTEVVSKKQQKRLQDEERRKKEEQTVQVWTKKSSNEKGRSQNSKLPPRFAKKQQQVAVVQQAQVPAPVPAPVAAPAPASAPAAQTAAQPQSQTPTPTPTPTPSQPQTAVQPQGQTTNATDTTNGTDYVATGKPSQNVPSQGTLGAELWDNKVAPTAVLNDISKKLGLISPPQPPPVSAWNKPLTSFGPAAPPEGAKNGQESSVELGIETIQFGAPASNGSENETAPVLSEKSTDKLPEPKEQRQKQPRAGPIKAQKLPELSPVENKEHKPGPIGKERSLKNRKVKDVQQVEPDGQEKTSPPAVRNGNPVPTKETKAVSEMSAEIGTMISVSAPEFATNTKESVTDYTSPSSSLPSTVATSNTKMEETLVTNMESARKAWENSPNVREKSSPATSTAAPITSVGGSSSSGPNPANYNSFSSASMPPIPVASVTPTTSLSGAGTYTTSSLSTKSTTTSDPPNICKVKPQQLQTSSLPSASHFSQLSCMPSLIAQQQQSPQVYVSQSAAAQIPAFYMDTSHLFGTQHARLAPPSLAQQQGFQPGLSQPTSVQQIPIPIYAPLQGQHQAQLSLGAGPAVSQAQELFNSSLQPYRSQQAFMQSSLSQPSPVVLSGTALHNFPAVQHQELAKAQSSLAFQQTSNTQPIPILYEHQLSQASGLGGSQLIDTHLLQARASLTQASNIYSGQVQQPGQSNFYNTAQSPNALQQVNYGMVTVPLPASQLSLPNFGSTGQPLIALPQTLQPPLQHTPPQPPAQSLSRPAQVSQPFRGLIPAGTQHSMIATTGKMSEMDLKAFGSGIDVKPGTPPIGGRSTTPTSSPYRASSTSPNSQSSKMNSIVYQKQFQSAAATVRMTQPFPPQFAPQILSQPNLVPPLVRAPHTNTFPAPVQRPPMALASQMPPPMTTGLMSHPRLPHVARGPCGSLSGVRGNQAQAALKAEQDMKAKQRAEVLQSTQRFFSEQQQTKPMGGKAPKVDNDAAKPSEPLTDPPGVCQEKVEEKPPPAPTTSTKPVRTGPIKPQAIKTEETKS; from the exons ACCACCCGAAGTGCCACCAGCAGCACAGCCAAAACCTGGAGTTGCTGCTCCCCCAGAGGCTCCTCCTGTCCCCAAATCATGGGCCAGTAACAAACAAGGTGGGCAAGGAGATG GTGTCCAAGTAAATAGCCATTTTCAACAAGAGTTTCCCAGTCTGCAGGCAGCTGGGGatcaggagaaaaaggaaaaagatgcAAATGATGAAGCCTATGGATCTGGACCCAACTTAAGGCCACCAA aTGTTTCTACTTGGAGAGATGGTGGTAAATCTGGCCCACTCTCTCCGGGTGACCAAGAAAATAAACTCCCCGGTCAAGAAGACGGCACACCCGGAACAGCAGAGCAGAATGATGCCCTTAAAGCTGCCGAAAAGAGGCTGCCTGGTGTTCCACCACAGTTGCCTCAGCCCAGAGTcaatgggcagcagcagcctggtctTGCTTCTCAGTACAGGGCAATGATGCCTCCTTAT ATGTTTCAGCAGTATCCTAGAATGGCATATCCTCCAATGCATGGTCCAGTCAGGTTCCCTCCTTCGTTATCTGATGCTAACAA AGGTCCCCGAGGGAGAGGCCCGCCCCCTTCATGGGCCCCTGAGCCCGAGCGTCCCTCGATCCTTAGCGCAACTGAACTCAAGGAGCTTGATAAATTTGATAACCCAGATGTCGACCCTGACGAAGGCTGGGCTG GAGCCCAGATGGAAGTGGATTATACCGAACAACTGaatttcagtgatgatgatgagcaggggGGTAGTCAGAAAGAAAATCGGGATGACGG CGAAGAGCAAACTTCAAAGGGCTCTGAAAACTCCGAAGGtcaaaaagaaaatgaaggtCCCAGCACCAAACCTCCTCAGACACTTCCACAGCCACCAGTAACCAAAGGACCCTGTGGCAAAGGTCCTCCATTCAGTCAG GAACACGGGCTCCCCCCAGGACAGTCTCTATTACATGAAAAGAACAATTCCATTCACCTACCACCTCATCCAAAATCTCTTATGCAACAG CATCCACCTCCAGATCGCCAGGCAGGTCCTGGAAGACAGGGTCCCTTTCCCCCTAAGCAGCCGGTTCCTGATGAGGATGAAGTTTGGAAACAAAGACGAAGGCAGCAGTCAGAAGTCTCCGCTGCAGTGGAGCGTGCCCGGAAGCGGCGAGAAGAGGAGGAACGGAGAATGGAAGAGCAAAGAAAGGCCGCTTGTGCAGAGAAGCTGAAACGGTTAAATGAGAAATACGGCATTGTAGAAAAACAACCCTCTCCAgaggaggtcagggagagggagcgGGAAAAGGAACGAGAGCGAGAAAAGGAACGGGAGAAGGAACGCGAGCGCGAGAGGGAGAAGGAACGGGAgcgagaaaaggagagagaacgaGAGCGGGAAAAGGAGCGTGAACTAGAAAGGCagcgggaaaaggagaaggaactcGAGAAGGAGAGGGAACTGGAGCGGCagcgggaaaaggagagagaactggagcAGCAgcgagaaaaggaaagagaactgGAGAAAGAGCATGAAAAGGCGCGGGAACAGGAGAGGGAGCGCCAAAGGGAAGAAGAGTGTGAAAGGGAGCGTGAAAAAGAACAAGAAAAAGTGGAAGTCAAGTTAGAGCCCAAAGAACCTGTGATAGAACCTGTAATAGAGAAACAAGAAAATGAAAGCAGCAATAATAAAGAAACCAGAG AGGAGCAGCCAGCCTTCACTAGGCAAGACAGTAATCGGAGTGAGAAAGAGAGCACACAGGCGGTTCATGAAACAGAACCAGATTCAGGGTCTCTGCCTCGCCCTGCTGTCTCATCAGGTTACTCCAAACAGTTTCAGAAGTCACTACCACCACGGTTCCAGAGGCAGCAG ATGAAACAACAACAGTGGCAACAGCAACAACAGCAAGGCGTACTTCCACCGGCTGCTCCTTCCCAGCCGTCCACTGGGgccgtccctcctcccccgcaCAGGCCTCTCTACCAGCCAATGCAACCCCACCCTCAACATTTGGCGTCCATGGGCTTCGATCCTCGGTGGCTTATGATGCAGTCTTACATGGACCCGCGAATGATGTCTGGACGACCTGCCATGGACCTTCCGCCCATGCACCCTG GAATGATGCCACCTAAGCCACTAATAAGAAGAGATCAGATGGAAGCGTCTCCAGCTAGTTCAGAATCTTTTGAACATATTACTCGGTCTGCAAGAGATCATGCTGTCTCCCTTAGTGAACCTCGTATGATGTGGGGGTCAGAGCCCTATCCCCACGCCGAGCCTCAACAGGCGAATACTCCTCCCAAAGTGACCGAAGAACCCGAAAACCTCAG ACCCGAAGCTCCTTTGGAGCAAGAAGTCATCTCCACTGCTTATCCTGTAGAACGCAATCAGCTGGACTCTCATCCAAAGACGGAATTTTTCAGAGAAACTGGTGAAGCCGAGGTACAGAAGCTTCCAAGCAGGTCTTTGGAAGAAGTTCGACCTCACCATACTGAACTAACCAACCAAGCTCCTACTCTTGAGGCAGCTGATCAGAATATTGCACCCAGCTCTCAGGAAGAGCCAGTGCTAATTGGAGAAAGCCAGTCTGTCCAGAAGAGAAGCATTTCCCATGGCCCTAGCCATCCTGTCAAAGCAGAGGAGCCAAGAAATGAGACATCGGCTAACATTCCCAAAGTAAATAGCAGATGTGTGGATACAAAAGAACCAGCTGAAAGACATGAGGATAAACCAAAAAGAGAAGGTTTCACAAGATCTTGTGAAGGACCAAAATTAGACAGACCTTACAAGTCCAAGTCTGAAACTCGTTGGGGCCCAAGACCAGGCTctagcaggagggaggaagggatcgATAGACCAATCAGAAGGTCCGGGCCTATTAAGAAACCCGTACTTCGAGACATGAAAGAAGAACGGGagcaaaggaaggaaaaagagggagaaaagggagaaaaaacaaTTGAGAAAGTGGTGAAACCTGAAAAGATTGAGAAGAAGGAACCGCCGCCTCCAGCTCCAGCTCAGATTGCACCTcagccccttcctccacctcccaaaCCAGAGCCAGAAAAACCTGCCTCTGACACTTCAAATGTGGCTAAAAAGCCACCCTTGGATACTGATAAGCCTTTAGAAGCCCCAGAGAGCGTTCAGGTCGAGACTGCGGTTAAGCCTGCAAGTCAGCAACCTGCTCCCCCTCCCGCACCCAAGGAAGAGAAGCAACCGGAAAGAGTAATCAGCAAAGATCACGTTTTTGAGCGTCCTCGCCCAGATTCAAGGCCAATTAGAAAAGAGTCGACTTTACCCCCCAGAACTTACTGGAAAGATTCTCGAGAGAGAGATTGGTTCCCTGATCAGGGATACAGAGGCAGAGGCCGAGGAGAATATTACTCCAGGGGTCGTAGTTATAGAGGCTCTTACGGGGGCCGTGGGCGGGGTGGTAGGGGCCAAAGCCGAGATTATCCTAACTACAGAGACCCTAAGCCAAGAACGGAGCATCTGCCTTCTGGAGCCCTCCGGCAGCGAGAAGAGAGCGAAACTCGGAGCGAGAGCTCTGATTTTGAAATAGTCCCCAAAAGACGGCGACAGCGGGGTTCGGAGACCGACTCGGACAGTGAAGTCCACGAAAGCGCAAGCGACACCCTCCTCTCGGACAAAGACAGCCTGAGCAAAGGCAAACAcccaaagagagaagaaaggccaGAGAACAAAAGGccgcccaagcccctgctctcctTCAAACCGGAGAACAGCATCAGAGTAGATGGCCGGCCCCTAGAGAAGCCCTACGGAAGAGAGGATGATACTAAGCCCAAGCCTGGCTTCCTGCCTAAAGGAGAACCCTCCAGGCGAGGAAGAGGGGCTCCCGGCATGTTCAGGCGGGGCGGAAGGGACCCCAGCGGCCGCCCACCCCGGCCCTCCACCATCCGGAGGCCAGCCTACAGAGATGCTCAGTGGACTCCGAGGCAAGCGGAGACTCCTAAACCGGAGGACGGAGAGCCTCCAAGAAGGCAGGAGCCATTTGTCCCCGGACCAGCCGACAAAAGACCCCCAAAATTTGAGCGGAAATTCGATCCAACCCGAGAGAGGCCGCGAAGGCAGCGGCCCGCCCGACCGCCAAGGCAGGATAAGCCCCCACGATTTAGACGACTCAAGGAGAGAGAGGCGGCTTCCAAGATAAACGACGTGGCCCCGGCCTCTGCCACGAGCGGCACCGTGAATAACGTGGCCCAGGAACAGGCCAACGCTGCCGCGGACGTTTCGGGCACCAAGACCCCTGACCTATCCAATCAGAACTCTTCGGATCAGGCCAACGAAGAGTGGGAGACAGCTTCTGAGAGCAGCGACTTCAACGAGAGACGTGAGCGCGATGAAAAGAAAAATGCCGATCTGAGCGCCCAGGCAGCTGCCAAGGCAGGAGAGAATGCTCTACCCCCCAAAAGGGAAATAGCCAAGAGAAGCTTTTCCAGTCAGCGACCTGGAGTAGATCGCCAGAATCGCCGGGGCAACGGCGGTCCACCCAAGTCGGGAAGAAACTTCTCTGGCCCCCGGAGTGAAAGGCGTAACGGTCCTtctttgagaagtgggaagagagg GCCATTCGAAGACCAAACAGGTGGTAATGCAAGTGTTGATCCAGTCAATGGCAGCTCAGTGAATCAAGAGGGGGGACCTAATGGCATGGGACAGAAGAATTCTAAGGAGGCtggtggaaaaaaaagagaagaccCTAAACCAGGTCCAAAGAAGCCTAAAGAGAAAGTGGATGCCCTGTCCCAGTTTGACCTCAACAACTATGCAA GTGTTGTAATCATTGATGACCATCCTGAAGTGACAGTAGTTGAAGATCCCCAGTCAAACTTGAATGATGATGGCTTTACTGAAGTTGTATCCAAAAAGCAACAGAAACGCTTGCAGGATGAAGAGCGCAGAAAGAAAGAAGAACAAACTGTGCAG GTGTGGACCAAAAAGAGTTCGAACGAGAAAGGAAGAAGCCAGAATTCTAAACTTCCGCCCCGATTTGCCAAAAAGCAACAGCAAGTTGCGGTAGTCCAGCAGGCCCAGGTGCCAGCCCCAGTACCAGCCCCAGTAGCAGCCCCGGCTCCAGCATCAGCTCCCGCCGCACAGACCGCGGCCCAGCCTCAGTCACAGACCCCAACGCCGACGCCGACACCGACTCCGAGCCAACCGCAGACTGCGGTTCAGCCGCAAGGCCAGACAACAAATGCCACAGACACAACAAATGGTACGGATTACGTGGCCACGGGAAAGCCCTCACAGAATGTGCCTTCTCAAGGCACTCTAGGAGCGGAATTGTGGGATAATAAGGTAGCCCCTACAGCAGTCCTGAACGACATCTCCAAGAAAT TGGGACTGATTAGTCCTCCACAGCCACCTCCAGTCAGTGCGTGGAATAAGCCGTTAACATCTTTCGGCCCTGCTGCACCCCCAGAG GGAGCAAAGAATGGACAGGAAAGCTCAGTTGAACTTGGAATTGAAACAATCCAGTTTGGTGCCCCAGCCTCAAATGGAAGTGAAAATGAAACTGCTCCTGTGCTGTCTGAAAAATCAACTGACAAATTGCCTGAGCCTAAAGAGCAGCGGCAGAAGCAGCCCCGTGCCGGGCCCATCAAAGCTCAAAAG CTTCCAGAATTGAGTCCAGTAGAGAACAAAGAACATAAGCCCGGTCCCATCGGGAAAGAACGCTCATTAAAAAACCGTAAAGTGAAGGACGTCCAACAGGTGGAGCCCGATGGACAGGAGAAGACCAGCCCTCCCGCTGTCAGAAATGGCAATCCCGTTCCCACGAAGGAAACCAAAGCCGTTTCGGAAATGAGTGCTGAAATTGGAACGATGATATCTGTGTCGGCCCCGGAGTTTGCCACTAATACAAAG GAATCGGTAACAGACTACACTTCACCTTCTTCTTCACTGCCCAGCACTGTGGCCACCAGCAATACAAAGATGGAAGAGACTTTGGTGACTAAT ATGGAATCTGCTCGCAAAGCGTGGGAAAACTCTCCGAATGTGAGGGAAAAGAGTTCCCCAGCAACTTCAACAGCCGCCCCAATTACCAGCGTTGGGGGCAGCAGTTCCAGTGGACCGAACCCTGCCAATTACAACTCTTTCTCTAGTGCATCGATGCCTCCTATTCCTGTGGCTTCAGTCACTCCTACAACTTCATTATCAG GAGCTGGTACATACACTACCTCTTCCCTGAGTACTAAGTCTACCACCACTTCGGACCCTCCCAACATTTGTAAAGTGAAACCCCAACAGTTACAGACAAGCAGCCTTCCTTCTGCAAGTCATTTTTCCCAGCTGAGCTGCATGCCCTCCCTTATTGCCCAGCAACAGCAGAGTCCCCAGGTCTATGTATCTCAGTCTGCAGCAG CTCAGATCCCAGCTTTCTATATGGACACAAGTCATCTGTTCGGCACTCAGCATGCCCGTCTGGCTCCACCATCCCTGGCTCAGCAACAAGGCTTCCAGCCAGGACTTTCCCAG CCCACTTCTGTACAACAGATTCCAATCCCCATCTATGCACCCCTTCAAGGACAGCATCAAGCTCAGCTAAGCTTGGGAGCGGGGCCGGCTGTTTCCCAGGCTCAGGAATTATTCAATTCATCCCTGCAGCCGTATAG ATCACAGCAAGCCTTTATGCAAAGCAGTCTATCCCAGCCATCCCCCGTGGTTCTGTCTGGTACGGCCTTGCATAACTTTCCAGCGGTGCAACATCAGGAGCTTGCCAAGGCACAGTCAAGTCTTGCGTTTCAGCAGACTTCTAACACCCAGCCAATCCCTATCTTGTACGAGCATCAGCTCAGCCAGGCTTCTGGACTAGGAGGCTCGCAACTTATTGACACACATCTTCTTCAG GCTAGAGCAAGTCTCACACAAGCTTCAAATATTTACTCTGGGCAAGTTCAACAGCCTGGTCAGAGCAATTTCTATAATACTGCCCAGTCTCCCAATGCTCTCCAGCAGGTAAACTATGGCATG GTAACAGTGCCATTACCTGCTTCCCAGCTTTCTTTACCTAACTTTGGATCGACGGGGCAGCCTCTAATTGCTCTGCCTCAGACCCTCCAGCCCCCATTACAACATACACCCCCACAGCCTCCGGCCCAGAGCCTCAGTCGGCCCGCACAAGTAAGCCAGCCTTTTCGAGGATTAATCCCCGCCGGAACTCAGCACAGCATGATCGCTACTACTGGAAAG ATGTCAGAAATGGATCTGAAAGCCTTTGGAAGCGGTATTGATGTAAAGCCAGGTACTCCTCCAATCGGTGGTAGAAGCACCACTCCGACGTCCAGTCCTTACCG GGCCAGTTCTACGAGTCCAAACAGCCAGTCCAGCAAAATGAACAGCATTGTCTACCAGAAGCAGTTCCAGTCCGCAGCTGCCACTGTGAGGATGACCCAGCCGTTTCCTCCCCAGTTCGCACCCCAG ATCCTCTCTCAGCCTAACCTGGTCCCTCCATTGGTAAGAGCCCCACATACTAACACCTTCCCAGCGCCTGTTCAGAGGCCGCCAATGGCACTGGCCAGTCAGATGCCTCCTCCGATGACCACAGGCCTCATGAGCCACCCTCGTTTGCCCCATGTGGCGAGGGGTCCTTGTGGATCACTATCCGGAGTCAGAGGCAATCAGGCCCAGGCTGCGTTGAAGGCTGAACAAGACAtgaag GCCAAACAGAGAGCCGAGGTTCTGCAGTCCACCCAGCGATTCTTCTCCGAGCAGCAGCAGACTAAGCCGATGGGAGGCAAGGCCCCCAAAGTGGACAACGACGCGGCCAAACCCTCCGAGCCTCTGACCGACCCCCCGGGTGTTTGCCAGGAGAAAGTCGAGGAGAAGCCCCCTCCCGCTCCAACCACGTCGACAAAACCCGTTAGAACTGGGCCAATTAAACCTCAGGCAATCAAAACCGAAGAGACAAAGTCTTAA